CCTTCTTTTTTCTTCTTCGTCTTCTTCTCTGGTTGTTGACTCGTTTCAGTTTCTTGGTTTGGGCAAAAACTTCCTTTAATGGTTCTCTTCTGGGTCTTTTTCTGTTAGTTTTTAGGATTTGATGTCGGTGGCATCTCTCTTCTTTTATTTTTGACCTGTAACTCTGTTAGGGTAGCTTCTCTCTCTCTCTTTGTTCTTATCGAAAAAAGAGACTTTATTGGTCTGTTGTGGGTTTTTGAAAGTTTTGGTTTTTATGGAATCTGTAACTGTTTTTGATTTGCAGATGTTAGCATGAGTTTTTCACAGGATATGGATGATGAGTATGAGAAGCTCATCAGAAGAATGAACCCACCCAGGTATTACTTTCAACTTGTTTCTCCTACTTTTTTTAAATTTTATTAATAAATCTCTGATATGATTTTGGATTAAACCTCTGTTTTGTTTGTTTATTTAGGGTTGTGATTGATAATGACTCCTGCAAGAACGCCACTGTGATAAGGGTACTTTCCTTTTATCTTGTGGGTTTAAATAACTTATATAGTCTCTAGTTTTTGGTTTTCTTACACATATTCTTTGGTTATTTCTCAGGTGGATAGTGCAAATGAATATGGGATTCTTCTTGAAGTTGTGCAAATCCTCACTGATCTCAACCTCACTATCACCAAAGCTTACATATCCTCTGATGGTGGTTGGTTCATGGATGGTATGCTTCACTTTTTCAATGCCTCTCTTTACTTATATGTACAAGGAATTGAGTCTCATCTTTTCTCTGGCACTTGGCAGTGTTTAATGTCACCGATCAAGATGGGAACAAAGTCACTGACGAAGTTGTTCTAGACTATATCCAAAAAGTGAGTTTCTTTTTCAAAAAACAAGATTTGGTTCTCTTCATCTTATATGAGTCTAATGAGCATGATGTGGTTAAATTTCTCAGTCTCTTGGGCCTGAAGCTTGTTTCTCCACTCCCATGAGAACCATTGGTGTCACACCATCAACAGACAGCACGGTCATCGAGCTAACCGGCTGTGACAGACCAGGTCTACTCTCTGAACTGACAGCTGTCCTGACCCATCTAAGATGCAGCGTCCTAAACGCCGAGGTCTGGACACACAACACCAGAGCAGCTGCTGTGATGCAGGTGACGGATGACTCAACCGGGTGCGCTATCTCCGACCCAGAGAGGCTCTCTCGGATCAAGAACCTTCTCAGGAACGTCCTCAAGGGAAGCAACACGCCAAGAGAAGCCAAAACGGTTCTGTCTCACGGTGAGGTCCACACTGACAGGAGGCTTCATCAGATGATGTTTGAAGACAGAGACTATGAGCACCGTGCGGTGGTGGATGATGATTCCTCAATCCAAGATGAGAGGCAGAGACCGGATGTTTGCGTTGATAACTGGCTTGATAAGGATTACTCAGTGGTCACGGTTAGATGTAAAGACAGACCAAAGCTTCTGTTCGATACTGTCTGTACTTTGACTGATATGCAGTATGTGGTCTTCCATGGAAGCGTTGACACTGAAGGCACGGAGGCGTATCAGGAGTATTATGTGAGACATATAGATGGCTCCCCTGTGAAGTCAGAGGCTGAGAAGCAAAGAGTCATACAGTGTCTCGAAGCAGCTATCAACAGAAGAGTGTCTGAGGGATTGAAGCTGGAACTGTGCACGACGGATAGAGTAGGCTTGTTGTCGAACGTGACTCGCATATTCCGTGAGAACAGTCTAACGGTCACTAGAGCTGAAGTGAAAACCAAAGGAGGCAAAGCTCTGAACACATTCTATGTCAGCGATGCGTCTGGTTACTCTATTGATGCCAAGACTATAGATTCTATAAGACAGACCATAGGCCAGACCATCCTCAAAGTCAAGAACAACCCTGAAGAACAACAACAGAGACAAAAACCGCCTTCACAAGATTCTCCAACTAGGTTCCTCTTTGGGGGTCTCTTCAAATCGAAATCTTTTGTCAACTTTGGCTTGGTTCGGTCTTACTCTTGAAGGAACATGTTAGCTTAGGCTGTGAGATTAAGTCTCGTCTAGGTTTTTTTAATTGCTTCTTTAAACTTGAGAAGAATCTGTAAATATTTCACCAGTTATAAAAGCTTAGTTCTTGGTCTAGGATCCAACGTTGTGTAAGGCATATGACTAAAGATTTAAGTGTTAACCTCCACTCTTCTGTATCTATTATCAACTTCTCATTAAAAATCATCTCCATTGAATCTTCTTCAGATGTTGCAGCCTAAAATGTTTCTGTCAAATGAAAGGTTTCATGACCTTAAACAAATACTATATGAAAATAATGACAGAATTATGGTGGGTGACAAATTTCATAATTTTTTTTTTTGACAAATTTCTTAATTGTATGACATGTATGTTTTTTATATGGTAGTTTTGTATCTTTTCTTCAGTTTGAGCATATATATAGTGAAATGTTAATAGAAATTAACAAAAATGTAAAAAGAAGATTAGAGGGACAAGACAACGTGCAGATAAACTGTAGAACATCACAACTAATGCTCATCACTTGGGTTATATAAAGATCAATGATTCTAAGAGACTTTTATTTAATTTATATGCGGCATACTCATATGTGGAGACCACAAAAGAGGTATGGGATAGCTTATCAAACCATACAAACTACTTATTGGAAAACTGGTTTTGAATTGGAAGTTTTACAAAATACACTAAAGATTACCATGGGAGACAAAACATATATAAAAAATATATAACAAAAGGGGCATGTGAGGGTGTGGACTCTGGAGATATTGTATTGTCACTGAAAACTTTATATGGGGGCGTGTTTACTGAAACTCTGTCGATGGTGTGTGTATAATAAGATTCGTGAGTCACATGGAGAGGAGAGACCAAACAAAAGTGAAACCTCCCCACCACAAACAAGACTCAATATTTTTCCATATGTCAACACCGCACTTTTTTTCACATCCATCGTTAAATTTACATGCTACATCTCTTTTTTTTCTTCTTTTAATTTGCACTATAACATAAATACTAAACTAACATATTAGTATCATGTGAGTCGTCAATCTTCCCGTGTTCTCAATCTCGATACATTTTCTGTTCTGTGTTGGTGGAGGATACTTCATCGCAGAGGAAATCTTTTTAAGTTTCAGTGATTGTCTTCAGATTTTTAATTTTATAGGCATTACACATTAATCATTTTATCATCTGTACTTGTACGATCTTCACAACAACAAAATAAGCATTATGATTTTGTATTATACGCTTAATATGAATGATTTTTATATTTAAAGTATGATTTGATATTAAAACATCTAAGTTACCACTACAAGAAAACACATGCTTAACGACGAAATTTAACGAGGAAAAACAATCCTCGTAAATTTGCGTCGAGTTTACGAGGAATTTACGTGAAAAACTAAAGTCATCGTTATTTCCTCGCAACGTAACGACAAAACTGTTTCGTCGTAAAGTGAATGTAACTTTACGAGTATTTTACGAGGAAAAACTATTTCCTCGTAAATACGACGTAAAATTAGCGTGGTATTTACGAGGAAATAGTTTACGTGTATTTAGCGAGGAAATTTTTGAATCCACCAACTTTATAGGTGTTACACGTTTTTTTTGCCCACCTAATTAATTTTCGTCGTAAATTCATAGGAAAATTACAACTACCAGATTCGATTTTTCCTATAAATATGGATGTTTGAACATCATTTTAAACACACCAACAACAAAAAACGTGAAAGAAAAAAAATGGCTGGCTCCGGGACTATTTACGAGTTGCGGAAGTGGATGTATATGCATAGAGATGCTAACGGGAGAGTGACGAAAGAATACCTTGCGGGTCTGGAGACATTTATGCATCAAGCAGATTCAACACCGCTCGCCCAAGAAAGTGGTAAGATGTTCTGTCCTTGTCGGAAATGCAACAATTCGAAACTGGCAAACCGTGAAAATGTTTGGAAGCATTTANNNNNNNNNNNNNNNNNNNNNNNNNNNNNNNNNNNNNNNNNNNNNNNNNNNNNNNNNNNNNNNNNNNNNNNNNNNNNNNNNNNNNNNNNNNNNNNNNNNNNNNNNNNNNNNNNNNNNNNNNNNNNNNNNNNNNNNNNNNNNNNNNNNNNNNNNNNNNNNNNNNNNNNNNNNNNNNNNNNNNNNNNNNNNNNNNNNNNNNNNNNNNNNNNNNNNNNNNNNNNNNNNNNNNNNNNNNNNNNNNNNNNNNNNNNNNNNNNNNNNNNNNNNNNNNNNNNNNNNNNNNNNNNNNNNNNNNNNNNNNNNNNNNNNNNNNNNNNNNNNNNNNNNNNNNNNNNNNNNNNNNNNNNNNNNNNNNNNNNNNNNNNNNNNNNNNNNNNNNNNNNNNNNNNNNNNNNNNNNNNNNNNNNNNNNNNNNNNNNNNNNNNNNNNNNNNNNNNNNNNNNNNNNNNNNNNNNNNNNNNNNNNNNNNNNNNNNNNNNNNNNNNNNNNNNNNNNNNNNNNNNNNNNNNNNNNNNNNNNNNNNNNNNNNNNNNNNNNNNNNNNNNNNNNNNNNNNNNNNNNNNNNNNNNNNNNNNNNNNNNNNNNNNNNNNNNNNNNNNNNNNNNNNNNNNNNNNNNNNNNNNNNNNNNNNNNNNNNNNNNNNNNNNNNNNNNNNNNNNNNNNNNNNNNNNNNNNNNNNNNNNNNNNNNNNNNNNNNNNNNNNNNNNNNNNNNNNNNNNNNNNNNNNNNNNNNNNNNNNNNNNNNNNNNNNNNNNNNNNNNNNNNNNNNNNNNNNNNNNNNNNNNNNNNNNNNNNNNNNNNNNNNNNNNNNNNNNNNNNNNNNNNNNNNNNNNNNNNNNNNNNNNNNNNNNNNNNNNNNNNNNNNNNNNNNNNNNNNNNNNNNNNNNNNNNNNNNNNNNNNNNNNNNNNNNNNNNNNNNNNNNNNNNNNNNNNNNNNNNNNNNNNNNNNNNNNNNNNNNNNNNNNNNNNNNNNNNNNNNNNNNNNNNNNNNNNNNNNNNNNNNNNNNNNNNNNNNNNNNNNNNNNNNNNNNNNNNNNNNNNNNNNNNNNNNNNNNNNNNNNNNNNNNNNNNNNNNNNNNNNNNNNNNNNNNNNNNNNNNNNNNNNNNNNNNNNNNNNNNNNNNNNNNNNNNNNNNNNNNNNNNNNNNNNNNNNNNNNNNNNNNNNNNNNNNNNNNNNNNNNNNNNNNNNNNNNNNNNNNNNNNNNNNNNNNNNNNNNNNNNNNNNNNNNNNNNNNNNNNNNNNNNNNNNNNNNNNNNNNNNNNNNNNNNNNNNNNNNNNNNNNNNNNNNNNNNNNNNNNNNNNNNNNNNNNNNNNNNNNNNNNNNNNNNNNNNNNNNNNNNNNNNNNNNNNNNNNNNNNNNNNNNNNNNNNNNNNNNNNNNNNNNNNNNNNNNNNNNNNNNNNNNNNNNNNNNNNNNNNNNNNNNNNNNNNNNNNNNNNNNNNNNNNNNNNNNNNNNNNNNNNNNNNNNNNNNNNNNNNNNNNNNNNNNNNNNNNNNNNNNNNNNNNNNNNNNNNNNNNNNNNNNNNNNNNNNNNNNNNNNNNNNNNNNNNNNNNNNNNNNNNNNNNNNNNNNNNNNNNNNNNNNNNNNNNNNNNNNNNNNNNNNNNNNNNNNNNNNNNNNNNNNNNNNNNNNNNNNNNNNNNNNNNNNNNNNNNNNNNNNNNNNNNNNNNNNNNNNNNNNNNNNNNNNNNNNNNNNNNNNNNNNNNNNNNNNNNNNNNNNNNNNNNNNNNNNNNNNNNNNNNNNNNNNNNNNNNNNNNNNNNNNNNNNNNNNNNNNNNNNNNNNNNNNNNNNNNNNNNNNNNNNNNNNNNNNNNNNNNNNNNNNNNNNNNNNNNNNNNNNNNNNNNNNNNNNNNNNNNNNNNNNNNNNNNNNNNNNNNNNNNNNNNNNNNNNNNNNNNNNNNNNNNNNNNNNNNNNNNNNNNNNNNNNNNNNNNNNNNNNNNNNNNNNNNNNNNNNNNNNNNNNNNNNNNNNNNNNNNNNNNNNNNNNNNNNNNNNNNNNNNNNNNNNNNNNNNNNNNNNNNNNNNNNNNNNNNNNNNNNNNNNNNNNNNNNNNNNNNNNNNNNNNNNNNNNNNNNNNNNNNNNNNNNNNNNNNNNNNNNNNNNNNNNNNNNNNNNNNNNNNNNNNNNNNNNNNNNNNNNNNNNNNNNNNNNNNNNNNNNNNNNNNNNNNNNNNNNNNNNNNNNNNNNNNNNNNNNNNNNNNNNNNNNNNNNNNNNNNNNNNNNNNNNNNNNNNNNNNNNNNNNNNNNNNNNNNNNNNNNNNNNNNNNNNNNNNNNNNNNNNNNNNNNNNNNNNNNNNNNNNNNNNNNNNNNNNNNNNNNNNNNNNNNNNNNNNNNNNNNNNNNNNNNNNNNNNNNNNNNNNNNNNNNNNNNNNNNNNNNNNNNNNNNNNNNNNNNNNNNNNNNNNNNNNNNNNNNNNNNNNNNNNNNNNNNNNNNNNNNNNNNNNNNNNNNNNNNNNNNNNNNNNNNNNNNNNNNNNNNNNNNNNNNNNNNNNNNNNNNNNNNNNNNNNNNNNNNNNNNNNNNNNNNNNNNNNNNNNNNNNNNNNNNNNNNNNNNNNNNNNNNNNNNNNNNNNNNNNNNNNNNNNNNNNNNNNNNNNNNNNNNNNNNNNNNNNNNNNNNNNNNNNNNNNNNNNNNNNNNNNNNNNNNNNNNNNNNNNNNNNNNNNNNNNNNNNNNNNNNNNNNNNNNNNNNNNNNNNNNNNNNNNNNNNNNNNNNNNNNNNNNNNNNNNNNNNNNNNNNNNNNNNNNNNNNNNNNNNNNNNNNNNNNNNNNNNNNNNNNNNNNNNNNNNNNNNNNNNNNNNNNNNNNNNNNNNNNNNNNNNNNNNNNNNNNNNNNNNNNNNNNNNNNNNNNNNNNNNNNNNNNNNNNNNNNNNNNNNNNNNNNNNNNNNNNNNNNNNNNNNNNNNNNNNNNNNNNNNNNNNNNNNNNNNNNNNNNNNNNNNNNNNNNNNNNNNNNNNNNNNNNNNNNNNNNNNNNNNNNNNNNNNNNNNNNNNNNNNNNNNNNNNNNNNNNNNNNNNNNNNNNNNNNNNNNNNNNNNNNNNNNNNNNNNNNNNNNNNNNNNNNNNNNNNNNNNNNNNNNNNNNNNNNNNNNNNNNNNNNNNNNNNNNNNNNNNNNNNNNNNNNNNNNNNNNNNNNNNNNNNNNNNNNNNNNNNNNNNNNNNNNNNNNNNNNNNNNNNNNNNNNNNNNNNNNNNNNNNNNNNNNNNNNNNNNNNNNNNNNNNNNNNNNNNNNNNNNNNNNNNNNNNNNNNNNNNNNNNNNNNNNNNNNNNNNNNNNNNNNNNNNNNNNNNNNNNNNNNNNNNNNNNNNNNNNNNNNNNNNNNNNNNNNNNNNNNNNNNNNNNNNNNNNNNNNNNNNNNNNNNNNNNNNNNNNNNNNNNNNNNNNNNNNNNNNNNNNNNNNNNNNNNNNNNNNNNNNNNNNNNNNNNNNNNNNNNNNNNNNNNNNNNNNNNNNNNNNNNNNNNNNNNNNNNNNNNNNNNNNNNNNNNNNNNNNNNNNNNNNNNNNNNNNNNNNNNNNNNNNNNNNNNNNNNNNNNNNNNNNNNNNNNNNNNNNNNNNNNNNNNNNNNNNNNNNNNNNNNNNNNNNNNNNNNNNNNNNNNNNNNNNNNNNNNNNNNNNNNNNNNNNNNNNNNNNNNNNNNNNNNNNNNNNNNNNNNNNNNNNNNNNNNNNNNNNNNNNNNNNNNNNNNNNNNNNNNNNNNNNNNNNNNNNNNNNNNNNNNNNNNNNNNNNNNNNNNNNNNNNNNNNNNNNNNNNNNNNNNNNNNNNNNNNNNNNNNNNNNNNNNNNNNNNNNNNNNNNNNNNNNNNNNNNNNNNNNNNNNNNNNNNNNNNNNNNNNNNNNNNNNNNNNNNNNNNNNNNNNNNNNNNNNNNNNNNNNNNNNNNNNNNNNNNNNNNNNNNNNNNNNNNNNNNNNNNNNNNNNNNNNNNNNNNNNNNNNNNNNNNNNNNNNNNNNNNNNNNNNNNNNNNNNNNNNNNNNNNNNNNNNNNNNNNNNNNNNNNNNNNNNNNNNNNNNNNNNNNNNNNNNNNNNNNNNNNNNNNNNNNNNNNNNNNNNNNNNNNNNNNNNNNNNNNNNNNNNNNNNNNNNNNNNNNNNNNNNNNNNNNNNNNNNNNNNNNNNNNNNNNNNNNNNNNNNNNNNNNNNNNNNNNNNNNNNNNNNNNNNNNNNNNNNNNNNNNNNNNNNNNNNNNNNNNNNNNNNNNNNNNNNNNNNNNNNNNNNNNNNNNNNNNNNNNNNNNNNNNNNNNNNNNNNNNNNNNNNNNNNNNNNNNNNNNNNNNNNNNNNNNNNNNNNNNNNNNNNNNNNNNNNNNNNNNNNNNNNNNNNNNNNNNNNNNNNNNNNNNNNNNNNNNNNNNNNNNNNNNNNNNNNNNNNNNNNNNNNNNNNNNNNNNNNNNNNNNNNNNNNNNNNNNNNNNNNNNNNTATTGATTTATTTTTATTTTAAATTTTAATTTATTATTAAATTAAATAATTTTAATTATTTTTTAATTATATTTTTAAATTCTGTAAAAATAATAAAAACGAAGTAAATTCGTAGCTAATATACGACCTCTTTACGTGGAAACCTTACGAGGAAATGACGAGAAACAGTTAACGACTATTTTACGAGGAAACATTTGCGAGGAAATAACGAGGAAAAGTTTACGAGTATTTTACGAGGAAATCGTTTCGTGGTTGTTACGTGTATTTTGCGAGGAAACTCTTTCAAGGTATTTACATGTAGGTTACGAGGAACTCATTTCGAGGTATTTACGAGGAATTGTAGCGACGTCCTTGCGTGGAAAATTGACGTGGTCTTTACGACGAATCGCCCTACTTCGTCTTTACGATGAAATATATTCCTCGCTAAGTTACGACGAATTAGCGACGAAATATGTGTTACGACGGACGAGTAACGAGCAAACGCGCTTCCTCGCTATTTCGTCGTAAAGCCTCTTTTACGACGAAATAACGAGAAAAACCGTCCTCGTTAAGGTTATGTTTTCTTGTAGTGTACGTCACATATTTAATTAAAACACCAAGAGTTCTTCTTTATAAGAAACTAGATAAGAGCATGATTAATGGGAGAGGGTTCTTAGAGTGGAGTTTTTAGCGGAATATAAGAAACCGTCTCTTAACTTTTAACTAAAAAAACTAAGAACCGGTTATTAATCATGCTCTAACGCGCCTGCGCGGCCACATGTTTACAACAACAACGATAACGCCTTCTTCATGCTAATATTAACCCTCATCTATAAGACTAAACTTAACATATACAAACAAAGAAAACACACTAAACATTACGTAATAGATGATACATAATTAGATATCATACCTATCCAAACTATTGACCGTTGACCAGTTCTAATTGATTCTTAGCTTTTTGCCATATTGAGCCAATACACACAGCACACTTTCACCCAATTTCTATTTTTTTTACCTTTTTTGTTTATTTCGGAAAATGATTTTATTAGTTGTTATTGTTATCCATTCAACTTATTACTCTATTAAAATCCTTAAGCTAAGCAACCAATCTTCTTCCTCTTTAAAACGAGATTTTGAACCCTTTGAAAACCAAAAAAACAAGCACCAGTATCAATATCGATATCGCAAACCCAAACACGAAGAAAAAAACTTGGTTATTATCAAGAATCAAGAATCAAGAATCAAGAATCAAGAATCAAGAAACAAGAAACAAGAAACAAGAAACAAGATGGAGGAAGCAGGGCGTAAAGGAGATCCGTTTCCGGGTTTTGAGATGAGTGTTCACAACGACGACTGCGTTTTCCGGCGATCTCTAAGCTGCCGGCTGCAGCGACGAGCTCCTTGTCCTCTCTTATTACCACCAAGACCTCCTCCTTCTAAGGAAGCTCCTCCTTCTACGACTGGCGCCTCCACGTCTGCGTTATGTCAAAACAGCACAGATCCGATCCCTCTATTGTCCCCACTTGTCCCTCCTTCAATGCTTCAACCTAATCCAACAGCCAGCTCTCGCTGACTCTTTCTCTTTCCAATCTCTTAGGCTTTGTTTTATTTCTTGCAATGACAGTGTTCTCCATGTCAACTCATTATTACTTTTTTTATAATGTTGATTTTATTTGAATCCTTCACCATCTAGATTCAAATACTGTCATCATTGTCTCTATTCAGATTCATTTTCACAAAGGTGCTGAGGATCTCGTCATTTCCTCTCTCGACCTTTTGGTTTTGTTAACATCATTTATTAATATATATATATATATGTACACGTACTAATATGTTATAATATTTTCTTATTGAGCATCAAGTATCCTTGTCCATTGACACACAATGTTTCCCAAAGTTTATTTTTATCCATGGATTTTACAAAGCATGTGAATACCAAGAAGAAGAACAAGACGACTCCCTCCCCTTATAGTTAGGTTGATTGGGGGGAGATAGAAGGCTATATTGGCTTGTACATCAAGTATCTGTTTTTATTGTTTTTCTTTGTTGGGCGGACCACATATCATCGCGTCCACAAGTTGAGGGCTAAAGGAGACCTCGACTACTGAGTCTGTGACACCAACGTTTGGGTCACATGAATGTAAGAAATCAAACCAACATCGTCATTCGTCAACAAAGACATAGTATAAAAATAAGAAAAAAGTATAAGGAGTTCTAAACTCAATGTTCTCTATATATTCCTGAACCAGCATAGCAAATCACACCTAAGCCAAGTAGGGTACCACAAAGATAATACACAACAGAAAACAAGTACAACATAAATGAAAGAGAAAATGAGTAATGACATAATTTCTTGTATAAAGGCTTAAGTTTATTGGAGACATAATACATATTTAAATGAGTTTTATAACCTATATATATGCGTTTAGCTTTTTCGTTAAAGAGGCCAACACTCATATAAATTCGCAAACAAGAAAATTTGAACCGAAAATATTTGTATTTCGTATTAACGAGCCTTATGTTTGATGTAACGTACTTACCACTTTCCGTTAATCTCTCATAGTTTGTGTGATATATATCAACGGAAATTTGAAACAACTGGACTAGGACTGGGAAAATAAACCGAACCCGAAAACCCGAACCGAATCCGATCCAATATCAACGAAGCTGAACCGATCCGAACCCGGCATAAATACCGAATGGATCTTGTTTTATGATATTTTGGGTTATGAGTATTATCTGAACCGAATCCGAACTTAAATGGATATACGATAGAACCCGAAACATTCAAACCATAAAAATATTTTGTACCAAACATGACATCAATTCCTAATATGTCTTCAAAATACATTAAGATATATTGAATATCTAAGATACTTATCTATTACATGAAGGTTGGTGGTTTTATTACATGAAGGTTGATGGTTGAATGCGACTGTTGAATCTTGAAATATTTAGATTTATATTTTGTTTTCATTAAAAAATGTTTCTTATTTTATGAGAATTTGGTTTTCATTTTATGCTTTTCTTTATTTGGCTTTCTTTTTATCAATAAATATTCCTTTTGTTTGATTTCGTTTGATGTTCTCTTTTTATTTTTTAATCGATTTTACTTATGTTTTTATTACAAAAAGGTACAAATCAGGTATTTTAAACTCAAATAACCGATTTTACTTATGTTTTGGTTACAAAGTATGTATAAATCAGATATTTTTAAACCAAAGAACCGATTGAGAACCGAACCCGAAAGTACATTGGATTATACCGGTTTTTTGAAGATTTATTAACCCCGACCGAGCCTGATAGAACCCGAACCGGTCCCGAACCAAACTTTCAAATAATCCGAATGAGGCTGATTTTGATAAACCCGAAAAACTGAAACCCGATTGGATGAAACCAAAACCCGATTGGATAAAACCAAAACCCGATTGGAAAAAACCGAAACCCGATTGGGACCCCGCATGCCCATGCCTAGCTAAAATGGGAGTCGGACAAAATGGTGTAGAGGGATGAGTCTTCTTCATTACGATTTAGGGGTGAAACATCGAAGTAGTTCATAGGGTTTTGTTATTTCGGTAACCGTCGGTTCGTCGTAACCGAACCGACACGAACCGAAAACGAACATATTTTACATTGTTGCCAATCGGTTCCATCTTGTTAACCAAAACAAAATTCCAAAACCTCGGTTCGGCCTAGTTCTAGTGGAAAAATTCGATTTTGTTGTTTTGGCAGGAAAACTCGATTTTGTCGGCAAAAACCTTGATGTTGCGGTTTTGGTGGGAAACCCGGATTTTATGGTTTTAGTAGAAAAGAAAAACTTGTTTATGTGATTTTGGCGGAAAATTTGACATTTTGATTTTGGCAAAATGTGATTTTATAGTTTTGAAGTATTGTTTAATAATTACGTAATTAATTAATCAGATTTATTTTTATATTTGTATTTAAGGCATTTAAATCTTTTGGATTTTACGATCCAAATCTTGCATCCGACAAAATATCTAGACTTTTTGGACATACAACCACATACATTATTTAGATGTTGATGCAATAATGTTCAAACAAAACATCTAAACATCAAGATGCTGCAACCAAATACAAAACGAAAGAACATGGCTTAAATCATGGGATAAAGAAAGCATGGTGGACTGATGATGAAGGAGAAAGTCCGTACAGAAATAGCAAAATCGCTTAAACTTGTAGTACTCAAATGCATTAACATGGCAACCAAATTCCAGTTGGTCGCGGAATATCTCCCCGCTTTTGTGCATAAGTCATATCGAATCAATTTCATATAAGGGCAAGTTTTAATCCTAACACTTACCAAAAACAATGTTATTAGTAAGCATAAAGCATTTTCTTGGAATTCTTAGGAATATAACTCAAATTTTCTCAATTATCCAATAAAAAGAAAAATCCCATAAAAATAGAACCACAAAGGTATTGAAAGTGGTATCTAACGCTTTCTCTTCTTGTTGCCTTTGCCTTTACCAAGTTGTCCAGATTTGAAAGCATGTTCTTGTTCTTGAAGGAAAGCCAGATTCTTGCCATGTTTCTCTGCCCTCTCTTGCTCCTGCACAGCCTTTTCTTTTGCTTTCACATCGCTCATGAAGTAGCTGTCCTTGCGCAGCTCACGCACCACTCCTTTCCTTTCCTCATTTAGCTTCTTATTCAACTTTTTCATGTCTGAACGGTACTTGTCTGGATCGTAATCCCTGCCTTTTGCAAAGCTGCACAACAAACATATACATACCGTTATAACGATCATCCAAGTGTGGTCTCTGTAAGTACAAATCATGTGGATTATAATTAGTTTTATTATTTGTTGAAAAACATAATCCACATATCAAAAATTTGTAGGTTTGGAGACTTGGCTTAAGTATAAAAAAGATTTGTGTCAGTTTATTAAAATCTAATTGGGTATGAACTAAAGTTTATTTTATTTTTTTGAGAAAGAAGGGCTTTTAGAAATAAGTTTGTTATTAGTGTCCCACTAGTTTGTTTAAACTCGAGTCTAGGCATGGGCATTCGGGGTCCCAATCGGGTTTCGATTTTTCAGGTTTATCAAAATCAGCCACATTTGGATTATTTGAAAGTTCGGTTTGGGACCGGTTAAGGTTCTATCGGATTCGGGTCATGGTTAGTAAATCTTCAAAGAACCGGTACAACCCAATGTACTTTCGGATTCAGATCCCAATCGGTTCTTCGGTTTAAAAATACCTGATTTGTACCTATTTTGTAACCAAAACATAAGTAAAATCGGTTCTTCGGGTTTAAAATACATGATTTGTATCTTTTTGTAACCAAAGCATAAGTAAAATCAATTTGAAACTAAGAAAGAAACATCAACCGTGATCATTCAAAATCAAATGAAAAGAAAACATATTTATCGCTAAAAAGAAAACCAAATAAATGAAAGCATAAAACGAAAACCAAGTTCTCATGAACTGAGAAACATTTTTTAATGAAAACAAAATCAAAATCTATATACTTTAAGATTCAACAGCCACCTCCAACCATCAACTTC
This genomic interval from Brassica oleracea var. oleracea cultivar TO1000 chromosome C2, BOL, whole genome shotgun sequence contains the following:
- the LOC106319860 gene encoding ACT domain-containing protein ACR4 codes for the protein MDVSMSFSQDMDDEYEKLIRRMNPPRVVIDNDSCKNATVIRVDSANEYGILLEVVQILTDLNLTITKAYISSDGGWFMDVFNVTDQDGNKVTDEVVLDYIQKSLGPEACFSTPMRTIGVTPSTDSTVIELTGCDRPGLLSELTAVLTHLRCSVLNAEVWTHNTRAAAVMQVTDDSTGCAISDPERLSRIKNLLRNVLKGSNTPREAKTVLSHGEVHTDRRLHQMMFEDRDYEHRAVVDDDSSIQDERQRPDVCVDNWLDKDYSVVTVRCKDRPKLLFDTVCTLTDMQYVVFHGSVDTEGTEAYQEYYVRHIDGSPVKSEAEKQRVIQCLEAAINRRVSEGLKLELCTTDRVGLLSNVTRIFRENSLTVTRAEVKTKGGKALNTFYVSDASGYSIDAKTIDSIRQTIGQTILKVKNNPEEQQQRQKPPSQDSPTRFLFGGLFKSKSFVNFGLVRSYS
- the LOC106326268 gene encoding uncharacterized protein LOC106326268 — encoded protein: MEEAGRKGDPFPGFEMSVHNDDCVFRRSLSCRLQRRAPCPLLLPPRPPPSKEAPPSTTGASTSALCQNSTDPIPLLSPLVPPSMLQPNPTASSR